The Oceaniferula flava nucleotide sequence TTCGCGAAGCGGTGTTAGAGTCTGGGCTGCGGACCAAAGGAAAGTTCATGCACCGTCTGGCCGAGGTGAAAGCCGAGGTCGAGGATGCCGAACACAAGCTGCGCCGCCGGGGCGGGTTGTGGTCGGACGAGGCGGTTTACGATTTCTTCCTCGAGCGCATTCCCACAAACATTTGCACCGCCAAAGCTTTTCAAAAGTGGCGCACCACCGGCAATAACGAGGATCAGCTGATGATCACCGTGGAGGATTGCATCTGGGGTGAAATTGAGGACCTGAATGCTTTTCCGGATCTTGTCTGGCATGGTGAAACGGGCTACCATGTCAGCTACAATGACACCCCCGGCGAGCGGGAGGACGGCATGGTGTTCGAGCTCGGCTTGGGCGATGTCGCGGAGTTCCCCGATTTTCTTCCCTCGTGGGTGGTGCCTGGTTTACTGGAAGAGCGCGTCTATCTGCTGATCCGCTCGCTGCCAAAAAGTCAGCGCCAGGCATGTTCTCCAGCGCGAGATGTCACCACCGCCTTTCTCGAGGAATGGCACGGCTGGGTGCCGGCGCGGGATTTGCTCACCGAGCTGGCCGCCTTCCTCAGCAAGCGCACCGGCCATGTCATCGATGCCGCAATGTTCGATGAGTCGCGGCTTCCCGATGGCTATCGCGCCAAGATCCGCATTTGGAGCGATGACGACGAAGAACTGGCATTCGGCACCGACATCAACGAACTTCGTCAAAAACTCACCGGTCTGATGCGTGAGCGACTGGAGCTGCATGTGAACCAAGAGTGGGAAATGACCGGCGGCGAAGGCTGGGACTTTGGCGAGATTCCTCGGGTGACCGACGATGGAGTATTTCCCGCCTTGGTCGATGAAGGGGATACCGTCGGCATGCGTGCTTATTTGAACGAAACCGAAGCCGCCGAAAGCCACCGTGCCGGCTGTGTGAGGTTGTTCCAGATAGTGGAACCGAAGCAGACCGATTACGTCCGCCGCAAGTTCCCGCTCGGCATGATGGCCAAGGTGATGCTGCCGATGATGGACGCTGGCGATGGCCAGTTGATCATCGATCTCCTGAGGGTTTCCTGCGAGGGGGCGATGGGAAAAAGTCTCCCGCGAAATGCCGAACAGTTCGCTGCCGCTATCGATCACGGTCGGGGAGAGCTCTTCGCCTGCGCCGATCGTGTTTGCCGCGGTTTCGAAGAGATGTTAGAATCTTACCGCGTGATTTCAGATTGGATCGAAGACAATGCCTCGGACCGCCACCTGAACCTGATTGCCCGCGATTTGGCGGAGGAAATTGAGTGGTTGTTAGGGTCCGGTTTTGCCTGGCGTGCTGGTTACGATCGGCTGCGGGATTACGGTCGCTATTTCCAAGCCATGGAAGAGCGGCTTAAGCGACTCGAAAGCCTGCCGTTGGTCAAAGACGATGAGAAGCGCGAGCGTGTCTGTCGTCTCTGGGACGATTGGTTTGTCATCTGGAAAAAATCCCCGGATAACGTTAATCTATGGCCGATTGGCTGGCAGCTGATGGAATGGCGCGTCGCCGAGTTTGCGCCGTCATTGCCTCGCAAAATCAAGGTTTCCGAAAAGAAAATTGAAACCGCCATGGCTAGTCTGATGGCGTAAAAAAAACTGTTTAATTTCGTTAGAATGAAATATGATGAAGCTCGCTCCGTTAGAACCCTCCTCATGATGTTCCTATCCCCTATGAAAAACCTACTTGTTGCAGGTGTAAGCCTGCTGATCTGCTGTGATTACGCCCTGGCGCGAACCTGGACCGATGTCAAAGGTCGGAGCCTGGAAGCTGAGATCGTTGGGAAATCCGATCAAACGGTGGACCTCAAACTCAGCAGTGGCAAAACGGTGACTATCAAAACCGCGACGCTGAGTCAGAAGGACCGGGAATTCGTTGCCAATTGGGCCCCGAAGACTGCGGACAAGGATGCGCTGGGCGGAGATATCGAGCGTTACTTCTCCAGCGAATGGCCAAGGCTGATATCAGCTGATGTGGGCATGGAGATCGATGAGTCCCGCGGTGACGAAGGGGAGTTTATTTACACCAGCCCCCACTACGAATTCATCAGCAATGCCGAACTGAGCAAATCGGTGGTGAAACGTTTCGCTCTCCTGTTCGAGGCCACTTACCTGTATGTTAAGGCTCTGCCTCTGGGGAACTCGAAGGCACACGTGGCGTCTGGCCAGCGCTATAAGATCTATCTCTTCGAGAAGATGGAGCAATACTACCGCGCCGGTGGTCCAGTCGGTTCGGCCGGTGTGTTCATGGGCGGCAAGGAGATCATCATGGTGCCGTTCCGCAGCTTGGGCTTGATCAAAGGCTCGAGCTCCTGGCGGGTAGATTATGATCGCACCAACAAAACCTTACCGCACGAGATCACTCACCAGATCACGGATCGCGAATACTACGCCCAGGGTGCACGTGGATGGTATACCGAGGGGCTGGCAGAATATGTTGCCGCGACCCCCTACCGCAGTGGCAAGTTCAGTGTGAATGCCGCAGATCGCGCGATCGAACAATATGTGACCGGTTTTTCCCGATCGGATAACCGTGGTCGCAATTTGGGAACCGATATCAAGGCTCCGGATCTGAAGCAGTTCATGGATCAGTCGTATGCCAGTTTCACCGGCGGCAATGGCAACTACAACTATGGTTTCAGCGCATTGTTAGTGACCTACTTCTGCCACTACGACGGCGACGAAGATGCTGCCAATTTAAAGAACTTCCTCAGGGCTCTGAAGGCGGGCAAGAAGGGGGCCGAAGCTCAGAAGGAATTACTTGCAGGCCGCAGCTGGGACGAGCTCGAAGCTGAGATCTCCAAAGGCTGGAGCCGGAGAGGCGTGAAGATCGAGTTCAAGTAAGACTCGCGGAGTTTTAACCAAGCACTCGCTCGATCACCCAGTAGCTGGCGGTCAGGGCGATGATGGCCGAGAGCCCTTTGAGCAGGGTGGGGAAAAACTTCTTCTCCCTCGCCCAGTAAAGCGCCAGCAAGGTGACGCCGATCACGGTGATCTGCCCCAGCTCGACACCGAGGTTGGCGGCGGTGAGTGGCAGGGTGATGTCGGTGGCTGCACGGATCTTGTCCCCCAGCACCGAGGCAAAGCCCAAGCCGTGAATCAGGCCAAAGACAAAGATCATCAGCAGCCGGTGCGCCCGGACTTTTTGACTGAGGATATTTTCAACGGCCACATAGAGAATGGTGGCGGCGATCAGGACCTCGATCCATTTCATCCAATTGTCGTCTGGTGTCGAGACAGTGCCAGTGACCACCAGGCCCAGTGTAATGGTGTGGCCGACGGTGAAAATGAGCGACTGGCTGAGCAGCGGCTTCCACGCGAAGGTGAGGCAAACCAAGGCGAGAATAAACAAGACATGATCCCAGCCCTCGGGGATGACGTGGCGGTAGCCGTAGTCGAGAAAGTTGAGAAAGGAATCGGATTCCGTCGGGGCTGTATTGGATCGGTTGATCAACGTCAGCGATTTCCTGGGGTAGGCTGTGAGGATGGTGCCATTGTCAAAGCCGATCGCTAGGTCTGGGTGATTGCCATCCGGGATGAATAGCCGCAGTTCGCCTGCCTCAGCGGGGATGTTGCCTGTGATGATGACGTCGTAGTAAGCGCAGCCGGTGTCGGTGAAGCGGGGGGTGAACGACGGTGGGGAGGTCTGCCAGGCCGGGAAGCTGCAGTCGAAGGCGAGACGCTCGATTTTTCCCCCCTCGGAAAACACCCAGCTAGGCTGAAGGTATGTGTGCAGGTATTGCTCCGTTTCTCGCTTCATGTCAGCGAGCTGCGAAGGCGTCCTCGACAACAGCCAGGCACGTTTCGGCTGCGGCGTGTTTTTATCCTGCCGCATCTCGGGCAGCGCCAGGCCGGCGTCAAAGCGTAGCTTCAGCGACCACGATTTCTCGCTGCGTGAGAAATCGGCGAAGAGCTGCTCGACGACGTGAGCCTGCAGGCCACCGCACAGCAGCAAAAGGAGGAGGGCGACTTTCATGGGGGAGCTGAATAATCGTGCAGATGTCACTGTGAACTACTCCACCATGCAAGGCACCAGGATGCCGTCTTTCATGCCGTGGATTTTCTTTTTGTCCGCGGGCACGATGGTGGCGAGGCAGCCGCCGAAGCCAGTCTTACCGTTCTGATCGGTGAAGAAGTAGGGGCAGAGACGGGCGCGTCCTTGCATGATTTTTTCTTCGCCGGTGTCGGGATCGAAATACGGATGCTCGATGATCTGGCCGGCGTGATACTGCTGCATCATGCGCGGTTGGGAATCGAAAGCGGCCATGGCTTCGTGGATTTTTTCCGCCCACTCGTTGCCAGGCATGTCGTGGCCGATGTAAACGCCACGGGACCCCCACGCCAGCTCGGAGAAGCCGCTGATTTTCAGCACGAGACGACGTTCTGTCTGGGAGAAATTAGCCACCTCGTCCCATGAATGCACATCGATCCGCGGAAGTGCGCCCTGCGGGGGCAGCGGTGTGGGATCGACCACCCAGCTGAACGGCACAATCTCACGCACGCGTTTGAGGTGATTACCGCGAAGTTCCTTTTCCCAAACCCCACGCAGCGCGGGCGACCAAAGCAGGGCGAGCCAGAGCTTTTCCTCGAGGTGCGGTTTGCAGGGGGACGTGAGCTGGGGGGAAGCCGCAAGCTGCTGGGCGGCGGGGATGTTTTTCCAGTCGAACCATTCGAAAAAGCGGTAGGCTGGAGAGTCGTCTCCTGAGTCGGCTTCGGCGGATTCCACCGTGATGTTAGAACACTGCTCGGCAAGCCATTCGAGCTCCGGTTGATAATCGCCAGACTCCTCACTGACGAGCACTCGACCGCCTTCGTGAAGCAGCGATTGAAAACCGTCGCGGATGCCATTTTCGCCACCTAACACATCGTAGCCATGTTGCGAATACAGTTGGGAAAGCCAGAGGGTGATCCCCATGCCGCCGGGCACAGAGTCGAGCTCGGTGAGGGCGAAGGAGGATTGTTCTTTGTCTCCTGTTAGGATGAGGTCGGGGCGGATCACGCGCGGCATGTTCTGGCTGATCTCAGCAGAGCGTTGCGCTTCGATGATCCATTCCGGTTTGCCGGCATCGAGCACTTGGTGAATCCAGCTGGAGAGTTTGCCCTTGGCACTGCGTTGGTAGATGGAATCGGATGCCTGCTGGAACTGGGCCAGAGGATGGCCGAGTCGGGTCATGGTCTTGGCCGTTTTTTTGTCCAGCTGAAGCGGTTTCGGGGAGAACAACCATCCGCCGTCGTGGCGAAGTTGGGATTCCGGCATGGCCGCTTTGATCGATTCTAAAGATAGTTGAGGCACGCAGCCAATGTGTGTTTGATCCCCTCATTGGTCAAGTTCGGTTGTCGGACCGCCCAGTTCGGCTGGACGATGTCAGTCTGAAGGCGAAATTGTGTTCAAGATTCTGCGATTTGCGACGTAGTCTGGTGATGATGAAAGCATGGAAATTACGGCCAGTGATGCTCGGCCTCTGTCTTTGGGCGGCGGGACTGTGTCATGGACTCGCCGCTGGGAGCAGCGATCGGCCTAATCTGATTTTCATCATGACCGATGACCAGGGGTATCCGGTGCTGGGGGCGCACGGGCACCCGTGGATTCGCACACCGCAGCTGGACAAGATGCACGCCCAATCCATCCGCTTCGATCGCTTCATGATGGGCTCGACCTGCGCGCCGAGCCGGGCGGGGATCATGACCGGGGTGCACTCGATCAAAAACGGGGTGACCCACACGATTTATGAGCGCGAGCGGCTGAACTTGAAGGCGGTGACGATTCCGGAGGTCCTGCAAACGCGCGGTTACCGGTCGGGCTACTTCGGAAAGTGGCATCTCGGCGATGAAGCCCCCTACCAGCCGGAAAATAGAGGGTTTGACGAAGTGTTCATCCACGGTGCGGGCGGCATCGGTCAGGCTTATCCTGGATCTTGCGCCGACGTGCCGAACAATGGCTACTTCAACCCGGTGTTCAAACACAATGGTCGCTTCGTGAAAACCGAGGGCTACTGCACGGATGTGCTTTTCAAGGCGACCCTGGGTTGGGTCGACTCCATCAGGGATTCCGAAGAGCCATTTTTCGCCTTTCTTTCCACCAATGCACCGCACAGCCCCTTCGTGGCGCCGCCGAAGTATCAGCAGCATTTCCAAGACCTTGGGTTTAACAGCAAGGCGGCCGGGTTCTACGGCATGATTGAGCATATCGATGACTGCATGGGGCAGATGTTCAGGCAGCTTGACGAGTGGGGATTGATGGAGAACACCGTGGTCATTTTTACCTCTGACAATGGGATGACGACCAGTGGCTGTGGGTTGAAAGGGAAGGCGGGGCGACCTCAGGTCAAGCTCGGCAGCGATGCCGCTGGAAAGCCGATGATGTCCTACAATGCGGGGATGAAAGGTCTCAAGGGGACCGTGCATGAGGGTGGGGTGAGGGTGCCGTTTTTCGTCCGCTGGGATGGCGTGATCGAGCAGGGCCGGACCGTGGACAGGGTGGTGAGCTATCTGGATATTCTCCCCACCTTGGCGGATTTTGCGGGTGCGAAACTGCCGGCCAACCAGGCATTCGAAGGGCGGA carries:
- a CDS encoding arylsulfatase — protein: MLGLCLWAAGLCHGLAAGSSDRPNLIFIMTDDQGYPVLGAHGHPWIRTPQLDKMHAQSIRFDRFMMGSTCAPSRAGIMTGVHSIKNGVTHTIYERERLNLKAVTIPEVLQTRGYRSGYFGKWHLGDEAPYQPENRGFDEVFIHGAGGIGQAYPGSCADVPNNGYFNPVFKHNGRFVKTEGYCTDVLFKATLGWVDSIRDSEEPFFAFLSTNAPHSPFVAPPKYQQHFQDLGFNSKAAGFYGMIEHIDDCMGQMFRQLDEWGLMENTVVIFTSDNGMTTSGCGLKGKAGRPQVKLGSDAAGKPMMSYNAGMKGLKGTVHEGGVRVPFFVRWDGVIEQGRTVDRVVSYLDILPTLADFAGAKLPANQAFEGRSLKPLLLEEKPAWPDRYHFQHVTRWKRGADPDQFKWQNYSVRNQKFRLVEGVLYDMENDLEQTVDVTAKHPELVAEMKKAYEQFWTEARPLMINDGVPLAEEKPFHVDYRAQKASTGIPAWDAPEIRWQDSTE
- a CDS encoding HupE/UreJ family protein yields the protein MKVALLLLLLCGGLQAHVVEQLFADFSRSEKSWSLKLRFDAGLALPEMRQDKNTPQPKRAWLLSRTPSQLADMKRETEQYLHTYLQPSWVFSEGGKIERLAFDCSFPAWQTSPPSFTPRFTDTGCAYYDVIITGNIPAEAGELRLFIPDGNHPDLAIGFDNGTILTAYPRKSLTLINRSNTAPTESDSFLNFLDYGYRHVIPEGWDHVLFILALVCLTFAWKPLLSQSLIFTVGHTITLGLVVTGTVSTPDDNWMKWIEVLIAATILYVAVENILSQKVRAHRLLMIFVFGLIHGLGFASVLGDKIRAATDITLPLTAANLGVELGQITVIGVTLLALYWAREKKFFPTLLKGLSAIIALTASYWVIERVLG